The proteins below are encoded in one region of Lactuca sativa cultivar Salinas chromosome 3, Lsat_Salinas_v11, whole genome shotgun sequence:
- the LOC111917272 gene encoding isochorismate synthase, chloroplastic, with translation MAATGHCVAHFMEPADSSTKCNNILGATKHTVYTPTQRYNHFCSLSMNGCQARDPRSPVGMTETRTFPSVSTPAMAMERLSSVITELGSHPPVYRSGILRLEVPIEQQIEAIDWLRGQQQFQHLPRCFFSGRSRRQRRINGYGYPSLFDYDDTSDHDSSPLSVAGFGSAVFFRHFSPFSLHDWRSIKRFLSKKCSMIRAYGAIRFDALANISSEWEAFGSFFFMIPQVEFNEFEGSSMLVTTIAWDESLSWTFGKALHALQATMTQVSCNIVKLRKEVPNTSILSSNNVPSKKVWDFGVNRALQMINKNNSNSPLIKVVLARSSIIRTSPDIDPLTWLATLQVEGENAYQFCLQPPDAPSFIGNTPEQLFHRNKFDIYSEAMAGTRARGDSKALDLQIALDLLSSSKDDKEFSIVRECIRRKLESVCTTILVEPEKTIRKLPRVQHLYARLRGRLRSQDDEFDILSSLHPTPAVCGFPTEEARLLIAETEMFDRGMYAGPVGWFGGGESEFAVGIRSALVQKGVGALIYAGTGIVEGSNSSQEWDELELKTSQFTKLMKLEVASVNTKKAMLSEM, from the exons ATGGCAGCGACAGGCCATTGTGTGGCGCATTTTATGGAACCTGCAGACTCTTCTACCAAATGCAACAACATATTAGGTGCAACCAAACACACTGTCTACACACCTACCCAA aGATATAATCATTTTTGTTCGCTATCAATGAACGGTTGCCAAGCTCGAGACCCAAGAAGCCCTGTCGGGATGACTGAAACTCGGACTTTTCCGTCTGTATCAACACCTGCCATGGCAATGGAACGACTCAGTTCTGTGATTACTGAGTTGGGGTCCCACCCCCCGGTGTACAGGTCCGGAATATTACGGCTGGAG GTTCCAATCGAACAGCAAATCGAAGCAATCGACTGGCTACGCGGTCAGCAACAATTCCAGCATCTCCCTCGATGTTTCTTCTCGGGTAGAAGTAGAAGGCAAAGAAGAATCAATGGCTATGGCTATCCTTCTTTATTTGATTACGACGACACCAGCGACCACGATTCCTCTCCCCTCAGCGTTGCTGGTTTCGGTTCTGCTGTCTTCTTTCGCCATTTCAGTCCCTTCTCACTCCATGATTGGCGATCTATCAAGAG GTTCCTCTCTAAGAAGTGTTCAATGATCCGTGCTTATGGGGCTATCCGTTTTGATGCCTTGGCTAATATATCATCTGAATGGGAAGCTTTTGGGTCATTCTTTTTCATGATTCCACAG GTTGAGTTTAATGAGTTTGAAGGAAGTTCAATGCTTGTGACTACTATTGCTTGGGATGAATCCCTTTCATGGACATTTGGGAAGGCACTACATGCACTTCAGGCCACCATGACACAG GTATCCTGTAATATTGTAAAGTTACGAAAAGAGGTTCCTAATACATCCATTTTAAGCAGCAATAATGTCCCGAGTAAGAAAGTATGGGATTTTGGGGTTAATAGAGCATTGCAGATGATAAACAAAAACAACTCCAACTCACCCCTTATCAAGGTGGTGCTTGCACGTAGCAGCATAATCAGAACCTCCCCTGATATTGATCCTTTGACATGGTTGGCAACTTTACAG GTTGAAGGTGAAAATGCTTACCAGTTTTGTCTTCAGCCTCCTGATGCACCATCGTTTATCGGGAACACT CCAGAACAATTATTTCATCGGAATAAATTCGACATTTATAGCGAGGCCATGGCTGGAACCCGAGCTAGAGGTGACTCAAAGGCCCTTGATTTGCAGATAGCACTAGATTTACTTTCCAG CTCTAAGGATGACAAGGAGTTTTCTATAGTGCGGGAGTGCATAAGAAGAAAATTAGAG TCAGTATGCACGACAATATTGGTTGAACCAGAGAAAACCATACGGAAGCTACCTAGAGTACAACATCTTTATGCTCGATTAAGAGGCAGACTAAGAAGTCAAGATGATGAG TTTGATATTTTGTCTTCACTTCATCCAACTCCAGCTGTGTGTGGATTCCCTACTGAGGAGGCACGTCTTCTCATAGCAGAAACTG AAATGTTTGACCGAGGAATGTATGCTGGTCCAGTTGGTTGGTTTGGAGGAGGAGAGAGTGAGTTTGCTGTTGGTATAAGGTCCGCCTTGGTTCAAAAG GGAGTTGGGGCATTAATATATGCTGGGACTGGGATTGTGGAAGGAAGTAATTCGTCTCAGGAGTGGGATGAACTCGAACTCAAGACATCTCAG TTCACAAAGCTGATGAAGCTGGAGGTGGCCTCTGTCAATACAAAAAAGGCTATGTTATCTGAAATGTAA
- the LOC111917270 gene encoding U-box domain-containing protein 7, giving the protein MKMAKLHQNDLVLDHTPAGDGSFNLWSSCRRKIIDAMRCSGGISRNQKSIKSPAVADIPKLEEAKTSISECRSDSTIKSNGNHKGSEKLSTLMRMSEASPEEEQRVKLKEVVRRLQSGGDGDALGGAREVRELTKDDSQSRTNLALLGAIPPLVAMLDSDDLHSQISALYALLNLGIGNDLNKSAIVEAGAVHKMLDLIESPIQDSPNPDLSAAIVANFLGLTALDSNKSIIGASGAISFLIKTLKTSTKSNSNSQVIQDCLRALYNLSILPSNVTPMIESEEFISFLLSRIRDTEISDRILSILTNIISTPEGRRAVSTTHDAFSILVDVLNWMDLPNCQEKATYILMVMAHKSHSDRQAMVEAGIMSSLLELTLLGSTLAQKRSSRILEILRINKGKQVSENYKGRAGAAISAPLCGSTDTESVDSSNSFPNNIAVKQLVEQSLQNNMRRIVKRANLTQDFIASEHLKSSCVSSFSSSKSLPF; this is encoded by the exons ATGAAAATGGCAAAGCTTCACCAAAACGACCTTGTTCTCGACCACACACCAGCCGGCGATGGCAGTTTCAATCTCTGGTCCTCATGCCGACGCAAAATTATTGATGCCATGAGGTGCAGCGGCGGAATATCTCGCAACCAGAAGTCGATCAAGTCTCCGGCGGTGGCGGACATTCCCAAGCTGGAAGAGGCAAAAACTTCCATATCGGAATGTAGATCGGATAGTACTATTAAGAGCAACGGTAACCATAAAGGATCAGAGAAGCTTTCGACATTGATGAGGATGTCGGAAGCGTCGCCGGAGGAGGAACAGAGAGTGAAGTTGAAAGAGGTGGTTAGACGGTTGCAGAGCGGAGGAGACGGCGACGCCTTGGGAGGAGCGAGGGAAGTGAGGGAGCTAACTAAGGACGATTCACAATCCAGAACGAATTTAGCATTGCTTGGAGCAATTCCGCCGCTCGTTGCAATGCTCGATTCCGACGATCTCCATTCCCAAATCTCTGCTCTCTACGCTCTTCTCAATCTCGGAATCGGCAATGACCT GAAcaaatccgccattgttgaagcAGGAGCAGTACACAAGATGCTAGATCTAATCGAATCTCCAATCCAGGATTCGCCCAACCCTGATTTATCAGCAGCAATTGTTGCAAATTTTCTGGGATTAACTGCCCTTGATTCAAACAAATCAATAATCGGAGCTTCAGGAGCCATTTCCTTTTTGATCAAAACCCTCAAAACCTCAACCAAAAGCAACAGCAATTCACAAGTGATTCAAGATTGTTTAAGGGCGCTCTACAATCTATCCATCTTGCCATCAAACGTTACACCCATGATCGAGTCCGAAGAATTCATATCATTTCTGTTGTCCAGGATTCGAGACACAGAAATAAGCGACAGAATCCTCTCGATTCTGACCAATATCATATCTACCCCTGAGGGCCGAAGAGCTGTTAGCACCACCCATGATGCGTTTTCAATCTTGGTTGATGTTTTGAATTGGATGGATTTGCCTAATTGCCAAGAAAAAGCAACTTATATTTTGATGGTGATGGCTCACAAGTCGCATTCAGATCGACAAGCCATGGTTGAAGCAGGGATCATGTCATCGCTTCTCGAATTGACTCTTTTAGGTAGCACTTTAGCACAAAAACGATCCTCAAGGATTTTAGAAATCCTGAGGATCAATAAAGGAAAACAAGTTTCAGAAAACTATAAAGGACGTGCAGGGGCAGCTATATCAGCTCCCCTTTGTGGGTCCACTGATACAGAATCAGTAGACTCATCAAACAGTTTTCCAAACAACATTGCTGTAAAGCAGTTGGTGGAACAAAGCTTGCAGAACAATATGAGGAGGATAGTGAAGCGGGCGAATTTGACACAGGATTTCATCGCATCAGAGCATTTGAAGTCGTCGTGTGTTTCGTCATTTTCTTCTTCAAAGAGTCTGCCATTTTGA